GGGGCGGGTCTACAAGGAGGCGGGGGCTGTCTTCATTCAACACAGGGGTTTTAAAAGGGGGCGAGCCGTGGCTGTTCCATCAGAGCAGTAGGGAGATactgctgggagagagggagagtgtaagGACCAAACTCAAACCATGAATCTCCTGAAAGAGGCGGTGGCTGTACTCATCCTACTGCCCCGGTTCCTCGTCACCGCCCTCATGCTGTGGCTACTCGATATCTTATGCATCCGAAAGCGGCTGTTGTCCAAGATCAGGGAACAGACCGAAGGAAATGCCGATGATCCTCCTCTTTGCGTCTCGGACACAAACCGTATGTTTACTCTCGAGTCCCTCAAAGCGATCTGGCACGGCCAGAAGCTGGACTTTTTTAAATCTGCCCACGTGGGCGCGCCGGCTCCAAACCCTGAAGTCGTGCAGCTGCAAGAGCAGAGAAAGGTCCGGCTGCTCGATTACAGCCGAGGTACGAGGCCGTTGATTCTCAACTTTGGGAGCTGCACCTGACCCCCATTCATGGCGCGCCTCAAGGCGTTCCAGCGGGTCGCCACCCAATATGCAGACATTGCAGACTTTCTCCTGATCTACATTGAAGAAGCCCACCCTTCTGACGGCTGGGTCAGCACCGATGCCCCCTATGATATCCCAAGGCACCGTTGCCTGGAAGACCGACTGAAAGCAGCCAATCTGATGAGCAAGGAGAACCCCGGCTGCCTTGTGGTCGCGGACAGCATGGACAATTCTTCCAACGCTGCCTATGGTGCTTACTTTGAAAGGCTCTATGTCCTCCGGAATCAGAAAGTGGTGTATCAAGGAGGGAGGGGGCCAGAGGGATACAAGATCTCGGAACTCAGAATATGGCTCGATCAGTATAAAAAACAGAGCCGCAATTCCAGCACTATCGTGATTGAAGTGTGAATGAACTAAATGCACTGAACTTGTAGAAAGGTTAATATATTTTGAACACGACTCTTCCTCCGTTCTGCTTGCCGAAGTGTCTATTACTGAACGAACTCGTGAAATCCATTAGTGGCTTGTAATGTACGGTTAATGTGACCTTATAGTGTTTAATGTATATTTGTAAATACACTTTGAAATACTATATATTTTTAtgtgtttattttttgttttacCTGGCTTGAAAAGTGAGTTAAAGCAAAGTTAAAATTCGCAGATATTCTTGGCACTTTTTTGTGAAAGCCGGTTTCGAAATGGCTTTGCGCCAGGAAACCGCGCCTGATGTGACAAGTGCTCGGGGTATGGTGAAGAATGTACATGGGACCAGTACTGTATTGCGTCTGATGAAAGAAAATATTTCGAAATCGCGGTCTTTCCTTTGTGCGGATAGGTCGTGTTTtcgcatgttttttttaaataaaacttttttttattacattttaTAATAAATATTCAAAAAATAAACTCTGGGATGTATGTTTCGTTACTCGTGCCAACTTTAACTAACATGATTTGGGGTTGATTGTATACCTGGTTTTGAGTGTGAACAAGCGGCAAGGGCACGAATCGTACAAAGTGTAAAGCCCAATTTACACGGGTCAACATTACTTCCTTAATGTTCAGGTTCTTGGAGCAGAGATTCTTCATATACTAcctgccccacccccactacTACCAGCGCCATTGTGGGGTCTTCTAATATCCGGAAAGTTGTACATGGCCACATACTGCTCCTCTGATTACATTGTCATTATTCGTGGTTTGTTGCATTATATAGTCGAGTTCTGATAATCGTTTAACCAATCTACAAAGGAACGTTACAGTTGGATTCGAATTTCCATCACCTCCATAAAAAGATCAATTTGCCTGAATTGATTTAATCAACCATTCACTAATTATTTCAAAATAGTAGGTAATGTTGGTCAAAACCATACGTTTAACATAAACAAATTATtattttcaaaaatgtgttaGTGAATTTGTGAAGGGCATTTAAAAATCAGTTAACAGGAACGGGTTGAGGATTTTAGCACAGACCTTTGCTCACTTGAGATTTTGTATTTGTTCAGGTGCCTGTGATAATCTGAGTTGCATGTCTCCCATGGTCCTAGCGTTGAAATGGGTCACAGGATGAGAATCTCTTATTTTTAAAGAGGGGCAATAGAAAAGTGGTACACTTTGTTCATCCCACACATGACTGGAAGTGCACCAATTGATAGCTTAAGCTAGCGTTGTACAAAGTATAGCCCAGGTATTTAGTTAATTGAAGTGTCATTCTGATGTATACATGCTAACTCAGAATAGGGAAGCTTCAACAGCACCATGCAATGTAGATATACTCTCTGCTATGAGATAATTTCAGGAATAACTGGGTTGTGATTATTCCTGGCATTTTCTCCCAATGGCAGAAAGCATTTACCTACAATGTAGAATGCCAATATTCACCAAGTCAGCCTATAATGAGTGCAgataaaagaaataaagagaactGAATGAGCAACATGGCAAATTGACTGCCCAATATGGCATGTCACAATGTTAAGACATGGGTACATGCTTACCATTCTCTGCACTGTACATTCCCCATACTGACTGAACCAGAGCAGTCACTTCAGTGAAGTAGAGTTTTTCCCAATTCCTTTTCTAATGATTAGATGGACTACATGGGCCTTCCAGTTCTTTATATTCCTTTTTTAATGGTCTTCCTATGTCAGCTGAGAAAGCAAGAGATATTGCATGACATAAGACCAATAATTCACAGGTGTCCTACAACATTGGTCCCTGCTCTCATTTCCTGACTAGGACTAAATGGGCTTTGGTATACTGAGATGGATTATGTTCCTGCAACTCAGATTGAACAAACTGCGCATTCTCATAACAGGATACATTGTTGAATTTCCCTAGTTTAATGTCACAAATTGAAGTTTGGGTAGTTGATGCTATATTTCACTGTATATTTTTACACTTCCATTCAAGTACAGTACTTAACAAGTAAATCGCTCCCGTCTTTGatgactacaacaacaacaacttgcatttatttagcacctttagtgttgtaaaatgtcccaaggtgcttcacaggagtgttatcaaacaaaatttgacaatgagcctcatcaggagatattaggacaggtgatcaaaagcttgctcaaagaggtatgttttacggtgcatcttaaagaaggagaggtggagaggtttgggaagggaattccagagcttaaggccaagggagctgaaggcacggtcaccagtggtggagcaactaaaatcggggatgcgcaagaggcaagattggaggagcacagagatgttggagggttgtagggctggaggaggttacagagctaggatgAGAACTTGAAAACTTGAaaacttgaaaacaaggatgagaactttaaaactgaggcattccctgaccgggagccaatgtaggtcagcgagcacaggggtaataggagaacgggacttggtgcaagttaggatacgggcagcagagttttgga
The nucleotide sequence above comes from Heptranchias perlo isolate sHepPer1 chromosome 10, sHepPer1.hap1, whole genome shotgun sequence. Encoded proteins:
- the dio3a gene encoding iodothyronine deiodinase 3a, encoding MNLLKEAVAVLILLPRFLVTALMLWLLDILCIRKRLLSKIREQTEGNADDPPLCVSDTNRMFTLESLKAIWHGQKLDFFKSAHVGAPAPNPEVVQLQEQRKVRLLDYSRGTRPLILNFGSCTUPPFMARLKAFQRVATQYADIADFLLIYIEEAHPSDGWVSTDAPYDIPRHRCLEDRLKAANLMSKENPGCLVVADSMDNSSNAAYGAYFERLYVLRNQKVVYQGGRGPEGYKISELRIWLDQYKKQSRNSSTIVIEV